The stretch of DNA TCTCCTCCCGGTACAACTGTTGGCATCATAAATGTAAAAGACCTGGATTCAGGTGATAACGGACAAGTGAATTGTAGAATAGAACAAAACGCACCTTTTAAGATCAAATCGAATTTAAGAAATTACTATACATTAGTAACAGACACTGTATTAGATCGTGAAAGTGCTACAGAATATAACATCACTGTTGTAGCGACAGATGCAGgaattcctcctctctccacaaaAAGAACCTTTCATTTAAAGGTCTCTGATGTGAACGATAACGCTCCGGTGTTTTCACAAAGTGTTTACAGCGCGTTCATCGTAGAGAATAACTCTCCCGGTGTTTCTGTACTGATTCTCGTGGCCAAAGATCCAGATGAAAACCAAAACGCCCGCATTTCTTATATTCTGGAGGACACTAATATTGGAGGGTCTCCAGTTTCTAATTATGTTTCCGTAAATGCAGAAAGTGGAGTGATTCATGCAGTGCGTTCTTTTGACTATGAGCAGATAAAGCAGCTTGTATTCATGGTCAAAGCTCAGGACggaggctctcctcctctcagcagtAACGTGACAGTGAAAGTACTGATCCAGGACCAGAACGACAACCCCCCTCAGGTCCTGTACCCAGTCCAGACTGGTGGCTCTCTGATGGCTGAGATGGTGCCTCGTTCAGCAGATGTGGGCTATCTGGTCACTAAAGTGGTGGCTGTTGATGTGGACTCTGGACAGAATGCCTGGCTCTCCTACAAACTGCAGAGAGCCACCGACAGGGCGCTGTTTGAAGTGGGCTCACAGAATGGAGAAATCAGAACGATCCGTCAAGTGACTgataaagatgcagtgaaacagagactgactgTGATAGTGGAGGACAACGGGCAGCCCTCTCGTTCAGCTACAGTCGTTGTTAACGTGGCGGTggcggacagcttccctgaagtGCTGTCGGAGTTCACTGACTTTACTCACGACAAGGAGTACAACGACAACCTGACTTTTTACTTAGTGTTGGCTCTGGCTgtagtctccttcctcttcatcacgtgtctagtggttattatctcagtgaagatctaCAGGTGGAGACAGTCTCGCGTCCTTTATCACTCCAATCTCCCTGTGATTCCATATTATCCACCACGTTACTCGGACACTTTGGGGACAGGGACTCTCCAACACGTGTACAACTACGAGGTGTGCAGGACGACTGACTCCAGAAAGAGTGACTGTAAGTTCGGCAGAGCTGGTAGTCAGAACGTGCTGATCATGGAGCCCAGTTCTACAGGGACGGTGCAGAggatgcagagtgaaaagagcatCCTGGATGAACCTGACTCTCCTCTAGAGGTGAGTTGTAAAACGTGGTGTTAAGTCATGCACTTAGCGATTTCTCAACTGAAAATCAATATTCAAGAAATAGCTGGTTGCtgctgaaaagtaaaaaaaaggtgagcACGGTTCTGTTCAGAACCACAGAGTGGACAGCTtcactttaaatgaaaatgacttaTAGTATTAACTTTCAATTTATTCTTCATAGCCTATTGTCAAAATATCACATTCTATGAACACCACAACTACTATAACTGCTGCTTGTGTCGGTAGTGCTACTATGATTGCTAGTAGTAGTTGAaggtgtaataataataattattattttattccatCTATCATCAAGgcattgtttttctgtcaagGTTTTTCGCTTTTCAAATGCGTTATAATCCtgcatttatcaaaaatatttcgTTTGGggtctcctctttttttttttttgttgttaaggCAGTTTGGTGTGATGACGCACAagttatacatatttaaatattcatcctTTAACCTCCTTTCGATATCACCGAACAGTTTGGTGTTCACATTTTGGACTCTAAGTGACGCTGTTGAATCAGAATAGAATGTGGACCCATAATCTCTCTGTTGCAGTTGAGCTACGTTCTTTGTAAGAGCACATTGCAGTCCAAGCTCATTGGCAAAAGCAGGAAACATGTTCACCGTGGAGAATTAATCGCTGTTGGAATCTTGTGGCTTATTCTAAGATATGAACAAAGCACAGACTGGATGTAGCTGAATTCACGTTGGATGATCTTGTTTTTACGTTTTTCACCGGAAAATATCCATTTCTGACATGGCGTTTAAACAACCACTCTGCAAATGGCGTTTGCTTTTCGAATATCACCGGGTAATGgctattttctttctttgcctatTTAATGTGGTATCTGCTCAGATACGCTACTCGATCCCAGAGGAGATGAAAAAGGGCTCTCTTATCGGTAACGTAGCACAGGATCTGGGTTTGGATCTGAAAAGGCTCCGTTCTGGCCGGGCCCGTATCGTGACCGGGGAAAACATCCACTACACCGAGCTGAAGACGGACAAAGGGATTCTCGTCGTGAACGAGAGAATCGACCGAGAGCAGCTCTGTGGAGACGTGACGCCGTGTAGCTTCAGCTTCGAAATGATTTTAGAAAATCCCATGGAGCTGCACCACATTACGATTGAAGTGTTAGACGTGAATGACCATCCGCCCGTTTTCAAGAAGTCAGATATCATGTTGGACATAAGCGAGTCCGCTAATCTTGGTGCGCGATTTGTGCTCGACAACGCAGAGGATCCGGATGTCGGCAGCAACGGCCtccaaaattatgttttaaccCCAAACGACAACTTCGTTTTGAAGCAGCATGTTAATCCGGACGGGAGCAAATATGCAGAGATGGTGCTGCAGAGGCAGTTAGACAGAGAGCAGGCTCCCAATCTATCGTTGAAGCTCATAGCAGTCGATGGAGGAAATCCACAAAGATCTGGCTCcgtaaatataaacataatagTTTTAGATGCCAATGACAATGCGCCTGTTTTCAACCAGTCTGTCTATAAGGGCACGGTGATAGAAAACGCAGCTAAGGGCACACATATCGTTACTGTTAATGCTACAGACGCTGATAGTGGCACACATAGTTACATCACATATTCAATGTCAAACTTAAAGAGCAATATAGCTGATTTGTTGACCATAGATCAGATATCTGGCGTGTTGTCTGTTTCGGGTCAGATAGATTTTGAAAAGGATAAAAAATTTGAGCTCAGAATCGACGCAAAGGATCAGGGAGGTTTAACGGATTCGAGTAAAGTGATAATTGAAGTAAGtgatgtgaatgacaacgcCCCTACCATCAGCGTCATGTCATTCACTAGTCCTGTGTCAGAGGACTCTCCTCCCGGTACAACTGTTGGCATCATAAATGTAAAAGACCTGGATTCAGGTGATAACGGACAAGTGAATTGTAGAATAGAACAAAACGCACCTTTTAAgataaaatctaatttaaaaaattactATACATTAGTAACAGACACTGTATTAGATCGTGAAAGTGCTACAGAATACAACATCACTGTTGTAGCGACAGATGCAGgaattcctcctctctccacgaaaagaacatttcatttaaaggtCTCTGATGTGAACGATAACGCTCCGGTGTTTTCACAACGTGTTTACAGCGCGTCCATCGTAGAGAATAACTCTCCCGGTGTTTCTGTACTGATTCTCGTGGCCAAAGATCCAGATGAAAACCAAAACGCCCGAATATCTTATATTCTGGAAGATACTAATATTGGCGGTTCTCCAGTTTCTCATTCTGTGTCAGTTAATGCAGAAAGTGGAGTGATCCATGCGACACGTTCGTTTGATTATGAGCAAATTAAAGAGCTGTCTTTTGTTGTCAAAGCTCAGGACGGAGGCTCTCCTCCACTCAGTAGTAACGTGACAGTGAAAGTACTGATCCAGGACCAGAACGACAACCCCCCTCAGGTCCTGTACCCAGTCCAGACTGGTGGCTCTCTGGTGGCTGAGATGGTGCCTCGTTCAGCAGATGTGGGCTATCTGGTCACTAAAGTGGTGGCTGTGGATGTGGACTCTGGACAGAATGCCTGGCTCTcctacaaactgcagaaagccaccgacagggcgctgtttgaagtgggctcacagaatggagaaatcagaacgatccgtcaagtgactgataaagatgcagtgaaacagagactgactgTGATAGTGGAGGACAACGGGCAGCCCTCTCGTTCAGCTACAGTCGTTGTTAACGTGGCGGTggcggacagcttccctgaagtGCTGTCGGAGTTCACTGACTTTACTCACGACAAGGAGTACAACGACAACCTGACTTTTTACTTAGTGTTGGCTCTGGCTgtagtctccttcctcttcatcacgtgtctagtggttattatctcagtgaagatctaCAGGTGGAGACAGTCTCGCGTCCTGTATCACTCCAATCTCCCTGTGATTCCATATTATCCACCACGTTACTCGGACACTTTGGGGACAGGGACTCTCCAACACGTGTACAACTACGAGGTGTGCAGGACGACTGACTCCAGAAAGAGTGACTGTAAGTTCGGCAGAGCTGGTAGTCAGAACGTGCTGATCATGGAGCCCAGTTCTACAGGGACGATGCAGAggatgcagagtgaaaagagcatCCTGGATGAACCTGACTCTCCTCTAGAGGTGAGTCCAgtgacatcacatcactcaaCATCTGGTGATGTGCTCCCGAAATTCCACATATCTAAAATGATGAACAGATGGTGCGAAAGGTTTGACCTGAACACGGGTGCAATAGTAAAATAAGTAATACAGCaggcttgttttatttttatttttttaattgactcaTATATCATGTACGTGTTTGCACCTTACAGCAGATATTCGTCAGTTACTATCATTTACTCAATTTCATAGTAACATTTTATTCTGATCTTACACAGCTTTGCTCTTGCTCCATCTGTCCTTTCAATGCTTTCACCGTGTCTTGTTTCAATACCACAGACAGTGACATATTTCCATCTTCTATGTTCTAGTTATCTACTATAGATCCATTATCTAGCTGCATTGACGTCTGTgtcattacagttttttttaaactcttcaTGTTATTTTCAAACCGTCTTGTCGACATAACATAATTTGTAGTGCACATGGTTAACCTCTGGCAGTGTGAGGAGTTCAGATTTTGGACTGTAAGCGACGCTGTTCGTCAGCAAAACAATTTCCGTGTTCACAGCCtgccttccccttctcctccctctgcatcGTAGTGCAGCACATCAGTGGACATATTGTGCGTCGTAGGAAGACCGGGCGTaaagaggagattttttttta from Scophthalmus maximus strain ysfricsl-2021 chromosome 9, ASM2237912v1, whole genome shotgun sequence encodes:
- the LOC118319073 gene encoding protocadherin gamma-A10-like, yielding MAFGLLRFTRCVKWLFGCGQIWLLLIFLFYFNRIVSGHIRYSIPEEMKKGSLIGNVAQDLGLDLKRLRSGRARIITGENIHYTELKTDKGTLVVNERIDREQLCGDVTPCSFSFEVILENPMELHQITVEITDINDHSPTFKRNSIHFDISESANVGSRFSLMSAEDPDVGVNGLREYFLTENGNFILKQSSNADGKKYADMVLQTPLDRETNPHLSLKLIAVDGGSPQRSGTVNIDVTVLDANDNAPVFNQSVYKATVMENSPRGTYVTTVNATDADFGSYSVVTYHFSDLSSDFGDLFSINEQNGVISITNEIDYEKDKKYELGIDAKDQGGLTDSSKVVIEVSDVNDNAPAISVMSFTSPVSEDSPPGTTVGIINVKDLDSGDNGQVNCRIEQNAPFKIKSNLRNYYTLVTDTVLDRESATEYNITVVATDAGIPPLSTKRTFHLKVSDVNDNAPVFSQSVYSAFIVENNSPGVSVLILVAKDPDENQNARISYILEDTNIGGSPVSNYVSVNAESGVIHAVRSFDYEQIKQLVFMVKAQDGGSPPLSSNVTVKVLIQDQNDNPPQVLYPVQTGGSLMAEMVPRSADVGYLVTKVVAVDVDSGQNAWLSYKLQRATDRALFEVGSQNGEIRTIRQVTDKDAVKQRLTVIVEDNGQPSRSATVVVNVAVADSFPEVLSEFTDFTHDKEYNDNLTFYLVLALAVVSFLFITCLVVIISVKIYRWRQSRVLYHSNLPVIPYYPPRYSDTLGTGTLQHVYNYEVCRTTDSRKSDCKFGRAGSQNVLIMEPSSTGTVQRMQSEKSILDEPDSPLEVSCKTWC
- the LOC124850532 gene encoding protocadherin beta-16-like translates to MAFKQPLCKWRLLFEYHRVMAIFFLCLFNVVSAQIRYSIPEEMKKGSLIGNVAQDLGLDLKRLRSGRARIVTGENIHYTELKTDKGILVVNERIDREQLCGDVTPCSFSFEMILENPMELHHITIEVLDVNDHPPVFKKSDIMLDISESANLGARFVLDNAEDPDVGSNGLQNYVLTPNDNFVLKQHVNPDGSKYAEMVLQRQLDREQAPNLSLKLIAVDGGNPQRSGSVNINIIVLDANDNAPVFNQSVYKGTVIENAAKGTHIVTVNATDADSGTHSYITYSMSNLKSNIADLLTIDQISGVLSVSGQIDFEKDKKFELRIDAKDQGGLTDSSKVIIEVSDVNDNAPTISVMSFTSPVSEDSPPGTTVGIINVKDLDSGDNGQVNCRIEQNAPFKIKSNLKNYYTLVTDTVLDRESATEYNITVVATDAGIPPLSTKRTFHLKVSDVNDNAPVFSQRVYSASIVENNSPGVSVLILVAKDPDENQNARISYILEDTNIGGSPVSHSVSVNAESGVIHATRSFDYEQIKELSFVVKAQDGGSPPLSSNVTVKVLIQDQNDNPPQVLYPVQTGGSLVAEMVPRSADVGYLVTKVVAVDVDSGQNAWLSYKLQKATDRALFEVGSQNGEIRTIRQVTDKDAVKQRLTVIVEDNGQPSRSATVVVNVAVADSFPEVLSEFTDFTHDKEYNDNLTFYLVLALAVVSFLFITCLVVIISVKIYRWRQSRVLYHSNLPVIPYYPPRYSDTLGTGTLQHVYNYEVCRTTDSRKSDCKFGRAGSQNVLIMEPSSTGTMQRMQSEKSILDEPDSPLEVSPVTSHHSTSGDVLPKFHISKMMNRWCERFDLNTGAIVK